A region from the Rosa rugosa chromosome 6, drRosRugo1.1, whole genome shotgun sequence genome encodes:
- the LOC133714436 gene encoding cycloartenol-C-24-methyltransferase isoform X1, with the protein MSKAGAFDLASGLGGKIDKSDVLSAVDKYEKYHVCYGGEEEARKSNYTDMVNKYYDLVTSFYEYGWGESFHFAPRWKGESLRESIKRHEHFLALQLGLKPGQKVLDVGCGIGGPLREIARFSSTSITGLNNNEYQITRGKELNRIVGIDKTCDFVKADFMKIPFPENTFDAVYAIEATCHAPDAYGCYKEIYRVLKPGQCFAAYEWCMTDSFDPNNAEHQKIKAEIEIGDGLPDIRLTVKCLEALKQAGFEVIWEKDLARDVKESPLPWYLPLDKSRISLSSFRLTAVGRFFTKNMVKVLEYVGLAPQGSQRVQDFLEKAAEGLVEGGKKEIFTPMYFFVARKPLSAADSQ; encoded by the exons ATGTCGAAAGCTGGAGCATTTGATCTCGCATCCGGCCTCGGTGGCAAGATCGACAAAAGCGATGTTCTTTCTGCTGTTGACAA GTATGAGAAGTATCATGTCTGTTATGGAGGTGAAGAGGAAGCGAGAAAATCAAACTATACTGATATG GTTAATAAGTATTATGATCTGGTTACCAGCTTTTATGAGTATGGCTGGGGAGAGTCCTTCCATTTTGCACCCAG ATGGAAAGGAGAGTCTCTTCGAGAGAGCATCAAGAGGCATGAACACTTCCTTGCCTTACAACTAGGACTGAAACCTGGACAGAAG GTTTTGGATGTAGGTTGTGGAATTGGAGGACCACTAAGAGAAATAGCACGCTTCAG CTCGACGTCAATTACTGGGTTGAACAACAATGAATATCAGATAACAAGAGGAAAG GAACTGAACCGCATTGTTGGAATTGACAAGACCTGTGACTTTGTTAAG GCCGACTTCATGAAAATACCATTTCCTGAAAATACGTTTGATGCAGTATATGCAATCGAAGCTACCTGCCATGCACCAGATGCA TATGGATGTTACAAAGAGATTTATAGAGTACTAAAACCTGGTCAATGTTTTGCTGCATATGAGTGGTGCATGACTGATTCGTTTGATCCCAATAACGCAGAACATCAAAAAATTAAG GCAGAGATTGAGATTGGTGATGGCCTCCCGGACATCAGATTGACAGTAAAGTGCCTTGAAGCTTTGAAACAAGCAGGTTTTGAG GTCATATGGGAGAAAGATCTTGCAAGGGATGTAAAGGAGTCACCTCTTCCTTGGTACTTgcctttggacaaaagtcgcaTTTCACTTAGTAGTTTCCGTCTAACAGCTGTTGGCCGCTTTTTTACTAAAAACATG GTCAAAGTTTTAGAATATGTTGGACTTGCTCCACAAGGAAGCCAAAGAGTTCAAGATTTTCTAGAGAAAGCTGCTGAAGGGCTAGTCGAAGGTGGAAA GAAAGAGATCTTCACACCAATGTATTTCTTTGTGGCCCGGAAGCCACTTTCAGCTGCAGATAGTCAGTAA
- the LOC133714436 gene encoding cycloartenol-C-24-methyltransferase isoform X2 gives MYEKYHVCYGGEEEARKSNYTDMVNKYYDLVTSFYEYGWGESFHFAPRWKGESLRESIKRHEHFLALQLGLKPGQKVLDVGCGIGGPLREIARFSSTSITGLNNNEYQITRGKELNRIVGIDKTCDFVKADFMKIPFPENTFDAVYAIEATCHAPDAYGCYKEIYRVLKPGQCFAAYEWCMTDSFDPNNAEHQKIKAEIEIGDGLPDIRLTVKCLEALKQAGFEVIWEKDLARDVKESPLPWYLPLDKSRISLSSFRLTAVGRFFTKNMVKVLEYVGLAPQGSQRVQDFLEKAAEGLVEGGKKEIFTPMYFFVARKPLSAADSQ, from the exons AT GTATGAGAAGTATCATGTCTGTTATGGAGGTGAAGAGGAAGCGAGAAAATCAAACTATACTGATATG GTTAATAAGTATTATGATCTGGTTACCAGCTTTTATGAGTATGGCTGGGGAGAGTCCTTCCATTTTGCACCCAG ATGGAAAGGAGAGTCTCTTCGAGAGAGCATCAAGAGGCATGAACACTTCCTTGCCTTACAACTAGGACTGAAACCTGGACAGAAG GTTTTGGATGTAGGTTGTGGAATTGGAGGACCACTAAGAGAAATAGCACGCTTCAG CTCGACGTCAATTACTGGGTTGAACAACAATGAATATCAGATAACAAGAGGAAAG GAACTGAACCGCATTGTTGGAATTGACAAGACCTGTGACTTTGTTAAG GCCGACTTCATGAAAATACCATTTCCTGAAAATACGTTTGATGCAGTATATGCAATCGAAGCTACCTGCCATGCACCAGATGCA TATGGATGTTACAAAGAGATTTATAGAGTACTAAAACCTGGTCAATGTTTTGCTGCATATGAGTGGTGCATGACTGATTCGTTTGATCCCAATAACGCAGAACATCAAAAAATTAAG GCAGAGATTGAGATTGGTGATGGCCTCCCGGACATCAGATTGACAGTAAAGTGCCTTGAAGCTTTGAAACAAGCAGGTTTTGAG GTCATATGGGAGAAAGATCTTGCAAGGGATGTAAAGGAGTCACCTCTTCCTTGGTACTTgcctttggacaaaagtcgcaTTTCACTTAGTAGTTTCCGTCTAACAGCTGTTGGCCGCTTTTTTACTAAAAACATG GTCAAAGTTTTAGAATATGTTGGACTTGCTCCACAAGGAAGCCAAAGAGTTCAAGATTTTCTAGAGAAAGCTGCTGAAGGGCTAGTCGAAGGTGGAAA GAAAGAGATCTTCACACCAATGTATTTCTTTGTGGCCCGGAAGCCACTTTCAGCTGCAGATAGTCAGTAA